From a region of the Fischerella sp. JS2 genome:
- a CDS encoding C40 family peptidase codes for MSLNLKFQIENLESGEYECLTDLNIYDSPECRRLATQAQAGRHLWLTSNYQDVALEVCLCEDDYPGWLSVADLVFLQTATVPYQAKSFSESEIKKLLPEVIAFTHKAMQQPNYYLWGGTVGPNYDCSGLMQAAFRSVDIYLPRDAYQQEGFTQPIALALLQPGDLVFFGTPQKATHVGLYLGDGFYIHSSGKDQGRNGIGIDILSEQGDEVSQSYYQQLRGAGRVVKSYEPHSHRGLKEKI; via the coding sequence ATGTCCCTAAATCTCAAATTCCAAATCGAAAACTTAGAATCAGGTGAGTATGAGTGTCTAACTGACCTGAACATATATGATTCTCCAGAATGTAGGCGCTTGGCTACCCAAGCCCAGGCTGGGCGACATTTGTGGTTAACATCAAATTATCAGGATGTGGCATTAGAAGTGTGTTTATGTGAGGATGACTATCCAGGCTGGTTGTCGGTTGCAGATTTGGTTTTTTTACAGACAGCTACTGTACCTTATCAGGCTAAATCATTTTCTGAATCAGAAATCAAAAAATTACTACCAGAAGTGATTGCTTTTACTCACAAAGCGATGCAACAACCTAATTATTATCTTTGGGGTGGCACAGTTGGGCCAAATTATGACTGTTCGGGCTTGATGCAGGCGGCATTTCGTTCAGTGGATATTTACTTACCTAGAGATGCCTATCAACAGGAAGGCTTTACCCAACCAATTGCCCTAGCACTGCTGCAACCAGGTGATTTAGTCTTTTTTGGGACTCCCCAAAAAGCTACTCATGTGGGACTCTATTTAGGAGATGGTTTTTATATCCATAGTTCTGGTAAAGATCAAGGGCGTAATGGTATTGGGATTGACATTCTCTCGGAACAAGGTGATGAGGTGAGTCAGTCATACTATCAGCAACTACGCGGTGCTGGCAGAGTGGTGAAGAGTTATGAACCGCACAGTCATAGAGGATTGAAAGAAAAAATATGA